In Ascaphus truei isolate aAscTru1 chromosome 5, aAscTru1.hap1, whole genome shotgun sequence, one genomic interval encodes:
- the LOC142495608 gene encoding gastrokine-1-like gives MVCTCHLILCFFRGEAYKMKTLIIIASLLGVLLTQSLADDNVNIGNKGNIGSNVHQTVNINNQNNVANVNNLNGWDSWDSVCDYGRGLFATRLFGKKICVVSKMNKAVFPSLAELSKVTQQEQPSTTPRLFKYSPNQVPIANIGVYGVHIEALCKGIPSYTVEEVQDTDFFPDICHTGSIITIGGISFCY, from the exons ATGGTCTGTACCTGCCATTTAATTCTTTGCTTTTTCCGTGGAGAGGCATACAAAATGAAAACTCTG ATTATCATCGCTTCTCTCCTCGGAGTTCTGCTGACTCAATCTCTCGCTGATGAC AATGTCAATATTGGCAATAAGGGAAACATAGGGAGCAACGTCCACCAGACTGTGAACATCAACAACCAAAATAATGTGGCCAACGTAAATAACCTCAATGGTTGGGACTCCTGGGATTCCGTCTGCGACTATGGCAGA GGCCTTTTTGCAACCAGACTGTTTGGGAAGAAGATCTGTGTGGTGTCAAAGATGAACAAAGCTGTGTTCCCTAGCCTGGCGGAACTCAGCAAAGTGACACAGCAGGAGCAG CCTTCTACCACTCCGCGCTTGTTCAAGTATTCCCCGAACCAGGTTCCCATCGCCAATATTGGAGTGTACGGTGTACATATCGAGGCTCTGTGCAAAGGCATCCCGTCCTATACCGTTGAGGAGGTGCAAG ATACAGATTTTTTCCCAGATATCTGTCACACTGGGAGCATCATCACCATCGGCGGCATCAGCTTCTGCTATTAA